TTCGTCCCAGTGTGGTCCTAGTTGACCCTAGCATAGTCCCAGTCACTGCCAGTATcatcccagtctgtcccagcaggttcccagtcacccccagtataGACCCAGTCACTGCCTCTTGCTCCCAGTtgtccccagcatggtcccagtcatccccagtatggttaCAGACAGCCCCAAGATATCCCAGTTGCCTGCAGCACGcacccagtccttcccagtgactcccagttgcttccagcatgatcccagtttctgtcagttgctcccagtagcacAAAGTGTGGTCCCTGTTGCCCCAGTTGTGGTTCCAGTCCCCCCAGCATGGTTCCAACATggtcccagttgcccccagcatgcTCCTTGTcactcactcccagtatgatcccagccccactcaCTGTGATCCCAGTCTCCCCAGGACGGGCCCAGCTGCTCGcagtgtgatcccagtatgatcccagctgctcccagcatggTTCCAgtgtctccctgttcctcccactgtgatcccagttGCACCCAGGTGCTCCTAGTataatcccagtcactcccagtatgaccccagtgTCTCCCAGCATAGTCCTAGTTGCCCCCAGGGTGGTcccagtcaccctcagtgtGGTTACAGACACTCCCTGTATGATCCCAGTGTagcccagtctctcccagtatgaTCTCAGGATGATCCCAGTGTAGCCCAGTCTCTCCCAATATGATCTCAGGATGATCCCAGTGTAGCCCAGTCACTCTCAGGATGATCCCAGCATagcccagtctctcccagtacCATatcaggatgatcccagtgtagcccagtcactcccaggatgatctcaggatgatcccagtgtagcccagtctctcccagtacGATCTCAGGATGATCCCAGTGTAGCCCAGTTGCTCCTAGGATGAGCCCAAAGCTCCTGGAACACCTGGAGGACCCACCCAGAGGAGGGTCCCTCCAGGTTCTGTGGCTGCAGAAGAGCCCCCAGGAGCCAAGGTCCCCCCAGACAGGAGAAGGTGGTGACAACTCTCCAGCCCGGGGTCCCGGGAGCACCGGGGGGTCTCCAGCCTGACCCCCCAGCAAGGGGCTCCCACAACCCCTCACGCTGCCCCCAAAATCCCTCGGGATTCCCCATCATCCATCTCTGCATTCCCCCTCCAAGATCTGCAGGCTCCTGAGATGAACCCAAAGGGCTGGAAGTGCCACAAGCCCTGAATTTTTATCTCCAGCCAtgccttttccctcttttgctgttcttttgcCCTTCCTGTGATCCCCCCAGGGGGTGGGAGCAGACAAGAGCCCAGTGCTGCCCCATCccgacctgccccagctccatccctgctcctcccgcGGGATGTGATGGGTTTGGGGGGAATGGGGGCCAAGGGTGGGTGCTGGTCctggggggaggagaagggatggaggaggaggaggggaaggaagaggacCTTCAGAGTGGGGAGAGCAAAGAGAAGTGATGCTAGAACTGGGGGATGCCTAAACCCTGAAACAGGGGCCTGGAGAGGGGCTACCCTTGGGACCCCTGAAACACTGAAGTGGGAGCCCAGAAAGGGGGGAGCCCTTGGAcccccagcagtgcagacaGGGGGGACCCTGGAGAAAGgggagcctggagaagggggaGTCTTGAGAGGGGGTACTCCCAGTACATGTGGGACGCCCAGCAGCCTTGACCAGGGAATCCCCAGAACCCCAAAGtacagagaccagagaggggggaCTACTGGGAGGGCtttttgggctgaatcttggtgttttggaggctTTCTTGGACAGAAGCCATCCAGTAACatctagagatggacttgggcaggaggaacccccagcCCAACACACTCAcctcttgttttcccccccagaccagcatttctccttcccaaagcttggccagatggaggaggaggctgcgaggaagaggaagatgccccaggacccccaggcaggtgaggaggaagtcagtgcccctttgcccctgtcttgtcctgtatctcccagctgagcatcgcccccggctgcaggacaaccccgctgccgccgccgccgtcctgccggggccggagttggggggatgtccttggccttccctctgggccggaggcaaatcccctccctgtccttcttccctcctgccccaggccccgagctgaggacggagagcccggaggacaaatccccccggcagagcctggtgggagaggccgttttgaagggctccatggcgcaggaaggcagcggggagggaaagccacGGAGATCTCCCAGGAGGAGggtctccaaagccagcccagggtgctctgaggaggaaagacccaccctgtgccgggaaggcgacGAGAGCTTGAGCGAGAGCTCTGACATGGAGGTCCATGAGCAGCTCCATGCTGGGAAAAGGCCgttcaagtgcttggaatgtgggaagaggtttagCAAGAGATACCACCTGAACcgccaccagcgcatccacaccggggaaaggccctacaagtgctcgGAGTGTGGGAGCAGCTTCAGCCGGCGCTTCTGCCTGATCCGCCACCAGATCGTTCACACCGGAGAACAACCCTACcagtgtggggaatgtgggaagagcttcaatgACCGCTccaacctcatcacccaccagcgCCTGCACTCCAGGaaacggccctacaagtgctta
This Pseudopipra pipra isolate bDixPip1 chromosome W, bDixPip1.hap1, whole genome shotgun sequence DNA region includes the following protein-coding sequences:
- the LOC135405496 gene encoding oocyte zinc finger protein XlCOF19-like — encoded protein: MSLAFPLGRRQIPSLSFFPPAPGPELRTESPEDKSPRQSLVGEAVLKGSMAQEGSGEGKPRRSPRRRVSKASPGCSEEERPTLCREGDESLSESSDMEVHEQLHAGKRPFKCLECGKRFSKRYHLNRHQRIHTGERPYKCSECGSSFSRRFCLIRHQIVHTGEQPYQCGECGKSFNDRSNLITHQRLHSRKRPYKCLECGKSFCLSSDLVRHQKIHSGERPYKCPECGKRFKTSSHLLLHQRTHTDERPFLCTDCGKSFNRNSHLVLHRRIHTGERPYKCDECGKSFSQSSALTSHQRTHE